From Cyclopterus lumpus isolate fCycLum1 chromosome 4, fCycLum1.pri, whole genome shotgun sequence, a single genomic window includes:
- the LOC117729351 gene encoding keratin-associated protein 4-12 — protein MVVCSNRDSHLYTTYLPNRDLLTENVLLFHTSKKNGETKPRKDIYNFCTTTCCTTTCCTTTCCTTCCTTTCCTTTCCTTTCCTTTCCTTTCCTTCCTTTCCTTTCCTTTCCTTTCCTITMCCTTMCCTTMCCTTTCCTMCCTTTCCTTT, from the exons ATGGTTGTCTGCAGCAACAGGGATTCTCACCTCTATACCACTTACTTGCCCAACAGAGACCTTCTAACggaaaatgtgttgttgtttcacaCCAGCAAGAAGAATGGAGAAACCAAGCCCA GAAAAGACATTTATAATTTTTGTACAACAACGTGCTGTACAACAACGTGCTGTACAACAACGTGCTGTACAACGTGCTGTACAACAACGTGCTGTACAACAACGTGCTGTACAACAACGTGTTGTACAACAACGTGCTGTACAACAACGTGCTGTACAACGTGCTGTACAACAACGTGCTGTACAACAACGTGCTGTACAACAACGTGCTGTACAACAACGTGCTGTACAAT TACAATgtgctgtacaacaatgtgctgtacaacaatgtgctgtacaacaacgtgctgtacaatgtgctgtacaacaacgtgctgtacaacaacg